The following are from one region of the Melospiza melodia melodia isolate bMelMel2 chromosome 14, bMelMel2.pri, whole genome shotgun sequence genome:
- the CD74 gene encoding HLA class II histocompatibility antigen gamma chain isoform X2 produces the protein MADEQRDLISDRASGVLSVGDTQRAALGRKAAFSTLSILVALLIAGQAVTVYYVYQQSGQISKLTKTSQNLQLEALQRKLPGNAVPMNKMKMAKANTPLVMNVMHPASFEDLSFKAPASNKTEDIVKHLLLQGDPSRKFPELKDNLMDNLKHLRSTMNHMDWKSFESWMHKWLLFLMANNAQAEDRKTIPAEKGTAAPSAAAGTPDPEEMIFSGVDMLKLTPSKEA, from the exons ATGGCTGACGAGCAGCGGGACCTCATCTCTGACCGCGCCAGCGGTGTGCTCAGCGTTGGGGACACCCAGAg GGCTGCGCTGgggcgcaaagccgccttctccACGCTCTCCATCCTGGTGGCGCTGCTCATCGCCGGCCAGGCTGTCACCGTCTACTACGTGTACCAGCAGAGCGGGCAGATCAGCAAGCTGACCAAGACCTCCCAGAACCTGCAGCTGgaggctctgcagaggaagcTGCCTGGCA ATGCCGTGCCAATGAATAAGATGAAGATGGCCAAGGCAAACACACCTCTGGTGATGAATGTCATGCATCCCGCATCCTTCGAAGACCTTTCG TTCAAGGCTCCTGCTAGCAACAAAACCGAGGACATCGTGAAGCACCTGCTGCTG CAAGGAGACCCCAGCAGGAAGTTCCCGGAGCTGAAGGACAACCTGATGGACAACTTGAAGCACCTGAGAAGCACCATGAATCATATGGACTGGAAG TCCTTCGAGTCCTGGATGCACAAGTGGCTGCTGTTCCTGATGGCCAACAACGCCCAGGCTGAGGACCGCAAGACAATCCCAGCAGAGAAAG gcactgctgctcccagtgctgctgctggcaccccaGACCCAGAGGAGATGATCTTCTCTGGGGTGGACATGCTTAAGCTGACCCCAAGCAAAG AAGCGTAG
- the CD74 gene encoding HLA class II histocompatibility antigen gamma chain isoform X1 gives MADEQRDLISDRASGVLSVGDTQRAALGRKAAFSTLSILVALLIAGQAVTVYYVYQQSGQISKLTKTSQNLQLEALQRKLPGNAVPMNKMKMAKANTPLVMNVMHPASFEDLSFKAPASNKTEDIVKHLLLQGDPSRKFPELKDNLMDNLKHLRSTMNHMDWKSFESWMHKWLLFLMANNAQAEDRKTIPAEKVLTKCQAEAAFGSDLLGHFRPQCDENGDYLPKQCLPSAGYCWCCYKNGTKIEGTATRGKLDCPGTAAPSAAAGTPDPEEMIFSGVDMLKLTPSKEA, from the exons ATGGCTGACGAGCAGCGGGACCTCATCTCTGACCGCGCCAGCGGTGTGCTCAGCGTTGGGGACACCCAGAg GGCTGCGCTGgggcgcaaagccgccttctccACGCTCTCCATCCTGGTGGCGCTGCTCATCGCCGGCCAGGCTGTCACCGTCTACTACGTGTACCAGCAGAGCGGGCAGATCAGCAAGCTGACCAAGACCTCCCAGAACCTGCAGCTGgaggctctgcagaggaagcTGCCTGGCA ATGCCGTGCCAATGAATAAGATGAAGATGGCCAAGGCAAACACACCTCTGGTGATGAATGTCATGCATCCCGCATCCTTCGAAGACCTTTCG TTCAAGGCTCCTGCTAGCAACAAAACCGAGGACATCGTGAAGCACCTGCTGCTG CAAGGAGACCCCAGCAGGAAGTTCCCGGAGCTGAAGGACAACCTGATGGACAACTTGAAGCACCTGAGAAGCACCATGAATCATATGGACTGGAAG TCCTTCGAGTCCTGGATGCACAAGTGGCTGCTGTTCCTGATGGCCAACAACGCCCAGGCTGAGGACCGCAAGACAATCCCAGCAGAGAAAG TGCTAACTAAGTGCCAAGCAGAGGCAGCTTTTGGGAGTGATCTGCTGGGCCACTTCCGCCCCCAGTGCGATGAGAACGGCGACTacctgcccaagcagtgcctCCCCTCCGCCGGCTACTGCTGGTGCTGCTACAAAAATGGCACCAAGATTGAGGGCACTGCCACTCGGGGAAAGCTGGACTGCCCTG gcactgctgctcccagtgctgctgctggcaccccaGACCCAGAGGAGATGATCTTCTCTGGGGTGGACATGCTTAAGCTGACCCCAAGCAAAG AAGCGTAG
- the RPS14 gene encoding small ribosomal subunit protein uS11: MAPRKGKEKKEEQVISLGPQVAEGENVFGVCHIFASFNDTFVHVTDLSGKETICRVTGGMKVKADRDESSPYAAMLAAQDVAQRCKELGITALHIKLRATGGNRTKTPGPGAQSALRALARSGMKIGRIEDVTPIPSDSTRRKGGRRGRRL; this comes from the exons ATGGCACCTCGCAAGggcaaggagaagaaggaagagcagGTCATCAGCTTGGGACCCCAGGTTGCTGAAGGAGAGAATGTGTTTGGCGTCTGCCACATCTTTGCCTCCTTCAATGACACCTTCGTCCATGTGACTGATCTGTCTGGCAA GGAAACCATCTGCCGTGTGACCGGTGGGATGAAGGTGAAGGCAGACAGAGATGAGTCCTCTCCCTACGCAGCCATGCTGGCAGCCCAGGACGTTGCCCAGAGGTGCAAGGAGCTGGGCATCACTGCCCTGCACATCAAGCTGCGTGCAACTGGGGGCAACAG GACCAAGACTCCTGGACCCGGTGCTCAGTCAGCCCTGAGAGCTCTGGCCCGCTCTGGAATGAAGATTGGCCGCATTG AGGAtgtcacccccatcccctccgacAGCACTCGCAGGAAGGGCGGTCGCCGTGGACGTCGTCTGTAA